A portion of the Acidobacteriaceae bacterium genome contains these proteins:
- a CDS encoding cation diffusion facilitator family transporter, whose product MPVAPANEASTAKRAAALSSLIAALGITLLKLVTGVLTGSLGMFSEAAHSGIDLIASGVTLLAIRASDRPADEDHNYGHGKLENLSASVEILLMLGSCAWIGYEALHRLLRHEHLTLKFSIWPFLVLGISIAVDLTRSRALHRAAQAHRSEALEADAIHFGTDIYAASAVMLGLACSYLGQRLRIPALDYADPVAALVVACIILSVTFRLARTTIDSLTDATPQEVREQTHRDLIENLQAIPDVLSVDRLRVRRSGPKYFVDLTLCLARTLTFQRAEQVTLAAEATVQKLLPDSDVVISTLATASVSESVFDRIRAVAARANLSIHDVTVQQYDGGLHVEQHLEVPEHMSLREAHDIASLLEANIRRDLPEVVTLLTHIESEPSTIDQAAASPPAAALERNLRTVAREFREIIDVHDILVTRSHAGTATGLQISCHCTLPDAMPMDRVHAIITDFEAAFRHDHPEITSVFIHPEPATDNER is encoded by the coding sequence ATGCCCGTCGCGCCTGCCAACGAAGCCAGCACAGCCAAGCGCGCCGCGGCGCTCTCTTCGCTGATCGCCGCCCTCGGCATCACGCTGCTCAAACTCGTCACCGGCGTCCTCACCGGTTCGCTCGGCATGTTTTCAGAGGCAGCACACTCCGGCATCGACCTCATCGCCAGCGGCGTCACCCTGCTCGCCATCCGCGCCTCCGACCGTCCCGCCGACGAGGACCACAACTACGGCCACGGCAAGCTCGAAAACCTCTCCGCCTCCGTCGAAATCCTGCTCATGCTCGGTTCCTGCGCCTGGATCGGCTACGAGGCCCTGCACCGCCTGCTCCGTCACGAGCACCTCACGCTCAAGTTCTCCATCTGGCCCTTCCTCGTCCTCGGCATCTCCATCGCCGTCGACCTCACCCGCTCTCGCGCCCTGCATCGCGCCGCCCAGGCCCACCGCTCAGAAGCCCTCGAAGCGGACGCCATCCACTTCGGCACGGACATCTACGCTGCCTCGGCCGTCATGCTCGGCCTCGCCTGCTCCTACCTCGGCCAGCGTCTCCGAATCCCGGCCCTCGACTACGCCGACCCCGTCGCCGCTCTCGTCGTCGCCTGCATCATCCTTTCCGTCACCTTCCGCCTCGCCCGCACCACCATCGACTCCCTCACCGACGCCACCCCCCAGGAAGTCCGCGAGCAAACCCACCGCGACCTCATCGAGAACCTGCAGGCTATCCCTGACGTCCTCTCCGTCGACCGCCTCCGCGTCCGCCGCTCCGGCCCAAAATACTTCGTCGACCTCACCCTCTGCCTCGCCCGCACCCTCACCTTCCAGCGCGCCGAGCAGGTCACCCTCGCCGCCGAAGCCACCGTGCAAAAGCTGCTCCCCGACTCCGACGTCGTCATCTCTACCCTCGCCACAGCCTCGGTCTCGGAGTCCGTCTTCGATCGCATCCGCGCCGTCGCCGCCCGCGCGAACCTCTCGATTCACGACGTCACCGTGCAGCAGTACGACGGCGGCCTCCACGTCGAGCAGCACCTCGAAGTGCCCGAGCACATGAGCCTGCGCGAAGCGCACGACATCGCCTCGCTCCTCGAAGCCAACATCCGCCGCGACCTCCCCGAGGTCGTCACCCTGCTCACGCACATCGAAAGTGAGCCTTCGACGATCGACCAGGCCGCCGCCAGCCCACCCGCCGCCGCGCTCGAGCGCAACCTCCGCACCGTCGCCCGTGAGTTCCGCGAAATCATCGACGTCCACGACATCCTCGTCACGCGCTCTCACGCCGGCACCGCCACCGGCCTGCAGATCTCCTGCCACTGCACTTTGCCCGACGCCATGCCCATGGACCGCGTCCACGCCATCATCACCGACTTCGAAGCCGCCTTCCGCCACGACCACCCCGAGATCACCAGCGTCTTCATCCACCCCGAACCTGCCACCGACAACGAACGCTAA